GCGGCGGCATCGGTGCGGCGGCGCTCTGTGGCGCCGGTGGTCAGGGCGACGCCCTGATCGTCCGCGTCGCCGCGAAGTGAGCGGACTCAAGGCGTTGTTCGACGTCTCCACCGCGGCCCGGCGTTTTCGCCTGGTCGCGGTGATCGAGGCGATCACCTGGGCGCTGCTGCTGATCGGCATGGGCGTCAAGTACGGCGCCCATATCGAGTCGGCGACGGCGGTCGTCGGTGCGTTGCACGGTGTGGCCTTCATGGCGTACGTGGTGGTGACGCTGCTGTCGGCCCGCGCACTGAAGTGGGACTGGACCGTCACGCTGCTGGCGCTGTTCGCGTCGATCCCGCCGTTCTTCACGATCCTCTTCGAGAGCTGGGCCAAGCGCCAGGGCTACCTCGCCGAGCTCTCGGCCGACGACGGCGACGTGCGCGCCGAGGACGCGGTGCCCGAGCGTGAGCCCGATGATCTGCTGCTGTGGACCATCCTGTCCACGGTGCTGTGCTTCTTCCCGCTGGGCATCGCGGGCATCGTGAAGTCGGCCGCCGTGGGTCGCCGCTGGGCCGAGGGCGACTACGCCGGGGCGCAGCGAGCCGCCGTGCAGGCGCGCAACCTGGTGATCCTGACCGCGATGGTCGGCTTCGTGGTGATCTTCCTGATCGCGATGGTGGCGACCGTCGGGCCGCCCGGCGGATCGTCGTAGCCGCGCCCGAACACAACATGGAAGACTGGTCGTCGTGAGTAGTCCCCGAAATCGCCAGCAGGCCGCCGGTCTGCAGGCCGCCGCAGCCATGTCCGGTGCCGTCGATCTGTCCGGTCTCGCCGCCAAGGCGGAGGCCGCGCGCCGCGCTCCCACTCGTCCGCCGGGCGGCGGCGCACCGGGCGCCGCCGGCCCGGTCGTCGTCGACGTGACCGATGCGAGCTTCGAGACCGAGGTCATCGGGCGGTCGTCGCAGCAGTTGGTGATCGTCGAGCTGTGGGCGGCGTGGTCGCCGGAGTCGCAGCAGTTCTCACCGCTCCTGGAGGCGCTCGCCGAGCGCGCGGGTGGCGAGTGGGTGCTGGCTCGGGTCGACGTCGACGCCAGCCCGGGGATCGCGCAGGCCTTCGGTGTGCAGTCGGTCCCGATGGTGGTCGCGCTCGCCGCCGGTCAGCCGGTCGCGGCCTTCAACGGCCCGCAGCCGGCCGCGCAGGTCCAGGGCTGGATCGACGAGGTGCTCGCCAAGGTCGGCGGGGTGCTGACCGGTGCGCCGGGCGGCGCACCCGAGCCCGAGCAGGACCCGCGGATGGCCGCCGCGGAGCAACTTCTGAACGACGGCGACGTCGACGGCGCGCTCGCGCTCTACCGTCAGGTCGCCGAGTCGGACCCGAACGACGTGGAGGCCGCCTCGACGGTCCGCAACCTCGAGTTCATCGTGCGGGCGCAGGGCCACGACCCGTCGATCATCGACACCGCGGCCCCCGGTGACCTCGACGCCCAGCTCGCCGCCGCCGACGTGCTGCTGCTCAGCCAGCAGCCGGAGGCCGCGTTCGACCGGGTCCTCGCCGCGGTCCGCGCCTTCACCGGCGACGACAAGGACCGCGCCCGCAAGCGGCTGCTGGAGCTGTTCGAGCTCTTCGAGCCGACCGACCCGATGGTCGCCGCCGCACGCCGTAGACTGGCGGCCGCCCTCTACTGATCGCGCGAGCAACGCTCTCGCACAAAGCGGCACCCGACCTCTTCGAACACGTAACCCCTGAGATCTCCTCATCAACGGCTGCATCACCGCTGAATCGGTGCCTTCGGGCGACCGTGGCCGCATCGATAATTGTTGTCGTACCCAGGTCTTATAGTCATGGTGACGGTACAGAAAACTCGGGTGGCACACACCACGATGTGTCTATATCGTAGATCATAGATAGATCGAACACATCACTTCGGGGGAGGTGACCGCTATGGGGACCGACACGATCGGCGACGCGTTCGCCGCCCGCTGGACGGGGGTCGATCTCACCGCGGCCGGGATGGTCCCCGCCGACCAGGCCGACAGCGAGAAGGCTCAGTGCCGGTCGTGGGCGGTGTACGCCGAGGCCGCCTGGCGGGGTCAGACGTTCCTGTACTGGCAGCAGTTGTATGCCGTTGGCCAGTTCCTCGACATCGCCCTGGCCACCCTCGACGACCGCGTCTGCGGCGGTGAAGACCAGCATGACTTGTTCGACCCGTACACGGTCGCGGTGGAATACTTTGCGCTCTGCTTCGCCGGGAACCGGCGGGCCTCCCGCGCTCTGGTCGGGGCGGCGATCGCCGCCGCCGAGCGGCTCCCGGCGACTGCGGACCTGCTGCGCCGGACCGTGATCAGCCCGGAGATGTTCGAGAAGGTGGCCTATCGCACCGACATCGTCGACGATCCGGCGGCAGTGGCGCAGGTCGATGCCGATCTGGCCGGTGCGCTCGCGGTGGCCGGGCACATCTCGGAGAAGGCAGCCGTGCGGATTGCCGACCGGGTCGTGAACACCCGGGATGCCGAGGCGGACCGGAAACGGCGGGACAAGGCGCGGCGCCGGAAGAACGTCACCAGCCGTGATTTCACCGACGGTCTGGGTGGGGTCACGATCACCGCCGATGCCGAGGAGGCCCGTCTGGCGTATGAAGCGGTG
The nucleotide sequence above comes from Gordonia sp. PP30. Encoded proteins:
- a CDS encoding DUF3817 domain-containing protein, with amino-acid sequence MSGLKALFDVSTAARRFRLVAVIEAITWALLLIGMGVKYGAHIESATAVVGALHGVAFMAYVVVTLLSARALKWDWTVTLLALFASIPPFFTILFESWAKRQGYLAELSADDGDVRAEDAVPEREPDDLLLWTILSTVLCFFPLGIAGIVKSAAVGRRWAEGDYAGAQRAAVQARNLVILTAMVGFVVIFLIAMVATVGPPGGSS
- a CDS encoding tetratricopeptide repeat protein, giving the protein MSGAVDLSGLAAKAEAARRAPTRPPGGGAPGAAGPVVVDVTDASFETEVIGRSSQQLVIVELWAAWSPESQQFSPLLEALAERAGGEWVLARVDVDASPGIAQAFGVQSVPMVVALAAGQPVAAFNGPQPAAQVQGWIDEVLAKVGGVLTGAPGGAPEPEQDPRMAAAEQLLNDGDVDGALALYRQVAESDPNDVEAASTVRNLEFIVRAQGHDPSIIDTAAPGDLDAQLAAADVLLLSQQPEAAFDRVLAAVRAFTGDDKDRARKRLLELFELFEPTDPMVAAARRRLAAALY